Proteins from one Candida orthopsilosis Co 90-125, chromosome 2 draft sequence genomic window:
- a CDS encoding hypothetical protein (incomplete, gene spans a gap in the genome): MKVFDISILLLLVLPSTLAHVVPGLDSLNIQSLISKRAANLIDPVYGNLDAEDIDFIDTNLKVFTEDTASKCGQCKNRIRYARSLIEQYPEKSHLVTLLLFKHCLVTNNGTESKCDNVDFFVTTDSRNFENHGDDWDSGTASGVSVNFFDNDYLQMLRNMNVASDLDLEYYCXXXXXXXPSLDQVEG, translated from the coding sequence ATGAAAGTTTTTGacatttcaattttacttttgttgGTTCTTCCATCGACTTTGGCTCATGTTGTTCCTGGATTGGACTCATTAAATATCCAATCCTTAATCTCAAAAAGAGCTGctaatttgattgatcCTGTCTATGGTAACTTGGATGCtgaagatattgatttcatcGACACGAATTTAAAAGTCTTCACTGAGGATACTGCCTCAAAGTGTGGTCAATGTAAGAATAGAATCAGATATGCGAGATCATTGATTGAGCAATACCCAGAGAAGTCACATTTGGTGACTTTGTTACTTTTCAAACATTGTTTAGTTACCAATAATGGAACTGAAAGTAAGTGTGATAACGTTGACTTTTTTGTCACTACTGATTCcagaaattttgaaaatcatgGTGACGATTGGGATTCAGGTACTGCTTCTGGTGTGTCGGTCAACTTTTTCGATAATGATTACCTTCAAATGTTGAGGAATATGAATGTTGCAAgtgatttggatttggagTATTATTGTTNNNNNNNNNNNNNNNNNNNNCCAAGTCTTGACCAAGTTGAAGgatga
- a CDS encoding Sed5 protein (S. cerevisiae homolog SED5 has SNAP receptor activity and has role in vesicle fusion with apparatus, intra-Golgi vesicle-mediated transport, ER to Golgi vesicle-mediated transport), giving the protein MSVSIQNRTIEFHKCVNTYEKINRKQQHQSNARIKPQAQDQPHKKSHFSQQASIIAKDISHVTELLSKLALLAKRKPIFDDKPIEIGELTYVIKQDIFKIETSIQNLQKYMKGESSITVDSQTSQFSKNVLTLLNSKMKNVSGEFKNVLEIRQKNEIMNKNRQENFLSSVSNSRRLNSASPLNVDRNESANDSLSNLNENPFLLGSGPQSSNNNKLSDVDPEIMSPYDNGQYLSLPDQQQQQMLLMEEQNSGQQYLQSRNRAVESIESTINEVGNLFQQLATMVSEQGEQIQRIDANVEDINLNISGAQRELLKYYAHITNNRWLFLKIFGVLIIFFFLWVLVS; this is encoded by the coding sequence atgTCTGTCTCTATTCAGAACAGAACCATAGAGTTTCACAAATGTGTCAACACATACGAAAAGATAAAtagaaaacaacaacatcaaagTAATGCCAGAATAAAGCCACAAGCTCAAGACCAACCACACAAGAAATCTCATTTCAGCCAACAAGCCAGTATTATCGCCAAAGATATATCACATGTTACTGAACTATTAAGTAAGCTTGCTTTATTGGCCAAGAGAAAGCcaatatttgatgataaacCCATAGAGATTGGTGAATTAACATATGTTATTAAACAAGATAtattcaagattgaaactagtattcaaaatttacaaaagtaCATGAAGGGAGAATCGTCAATAACTGTTGACTCTCAAACCAGTCAATTTAGTAAAAATGTTCTTACTTTGTTAAACTCCAAAATGAAGAACGTTTCAGGGgaattcaaaaatgtatTGGAAATTAGgcaaaagaatgaaataATGAACAAGAATAGACAGGAAAATTTCTTATCTTCTGTATCAAATAGTCGAAGGTTGAATAGTGCATCACCATTGAATGTGGATAGAAATGAATCTGCCAACGACTCCTTGAGTAACTTGAATGAAAACCCCTTTTTATTAGGCAGTGGACCccaatcatcaaacaacaacaaattatcAGATGTTGATCCTGAAATTATGTCTCCTTACGACAATGGACAATATTTATCTCTACctgatcaacaacaacaacaaatgcTTTTAATGGAGGAACAAAATTCAGGTCAACAATATTTACAGCTGAGAAATAGAGCAGTTGAAAGTATAGAAAGTACAATTAATGAAGTAGggaatttgtttcaacaattggctACTATGGTTAGTGAACAAGGAGAACAAATTCAGCGTATTGATGctaatgttgaagatataaatttgaatattaGTGGTGCTCAACGAGAATTACTAAAGTATTATGCACACATTACTAATAATAGATGGTTATTTTTAAAAATCTTTGGAGTTTTGATtatattcttcttcttatGGGTCTTGGTAAGTTaa
- a CDS encoding Snf7 protein (protein involved in echinocandin, azole sensitivity in C. albicans), producing MWGYFFGGNSQQKKELPKKAIVELREHISTLNKKKNHLQQQMDDQDQLARKYVSSKQTTLAKNALKRKKGYETNLLKVENQIETLETQLVSIEGANLNLETMKAMKQGAKAMKQIHGEYDVDKVEDTMDEIREQVELADEISEAISRPVGNEYVDEDELDQELAELENENREAEKEKAKPQKQQQQPAAVHKEEQLPSFPTVNKAEPVSQDDEDEAALKALQAEMGL from the coding sequence ATGTGGGGATATTTCTTTGGAGGAAACTCccaacaaaagaaagagttGCCAAAGAAGGCTATAGTTGAACTACGTGAACATATTTCAACattaaataaaaagaagaatcatttacaacaacaaatggaCGATCAAGATCAACTTGCAAGGAAGTATGTCTCGTCAAAACAAACCACACTAGCCAAGAATGCATTAAAGCGTAAAAAGGGGTATGAAACAAATTTActcaaagttgaaaatcaaatagAAACCTTAGAAACTCAATTAGTATCAATCGAAGGtgccaatttgaatttggaaactATGAAGGCAATGAAACAAGGTGCTAAAGCAATGAAACAAATACATGGTGAAtatgatgttgataaagtGGAAGATACTATGGATGAAATCAGAGAACAAGTTGAATTAGCTGATGAAATTTCAGAAGCAATATCAAGACCAGTAGGAAACGAATATgtggatgaagatgaactAGATCAAGAATTGGCTGAATTAGAGAATGAAAATAGGGAAGCAGAGAAGGAGAAAGCCAAGCCacagaaacaacaacaacaaccgGCAGCAGTACATAAAGAAGAACAATTACCATCTTTCCCAACTGTCAACAAAGCTGAACCAGTTTCacaagatgatgaagatgaagctGCTTTGAAAGCTTTACAAGCAGAAATGGGATTATGA
- a CDS encoding Rpo41 mitochondrial RNA polymerase, whose protein sequence is MLSLNKSILQKCTKVKLQLRIRSSIREHTSVATTGTTPIPSSPFMNRFLEPLKEINYVKGNHKSVANKITNSSYLDLIPEKYEIEESERDSKHYTSKNDDVTRKPYEKEINYLRNMLESFSAESYFERTFQILKSLSKLVNQEELTQFGNRSLEAITRDPKMKPEAVNKVIAQMEEFCNFKPDVRTEAIVLKSLLQNEGNIDDYFAHLEDRRMIKKILRNTDVIGADNMFKIFDSNKIDISCIPVELMEVYKNYKLNQQNGEVVEDTIKLSKNIEINALDKENLDELLPVDSFGLKVVRHSLLGLKPNPELALHFANEIEEIVADLDEVTKQEVRDGKLNYHDIYKRLQTDEQREKYNEALETFNLDRQREIEIRGIEGAKEKWKHDFEEAQKRGDFNLNKSMNAQCYDWYQKLIPLIEKEHKMCKALLRDDEPVAQDDTTTTKDRAFYAPFLTKVGAEKAAVITILELLKLNASGSNNGGMRAVKAITSVGRAIEMEYRTSNLADQEYKMSVSRKVAGSSQMKKIVRNSIDSQEEADPEWDHATRSRVGGVLVSFLMAIAKVKVRRQTPKGTIEDYHPAFFHSMQFVGGQRFGVIKIHNEISKNLSGTSFMETIQPQSLPMLVKPKPWDSFYGGIGLYSKNALVRMKDAPETEAYVKAAAKRGNLQEVFDGLNVLGTTAWTINKKVFDVISHYWNKGDEFLTIPPVLESAQFPPKLSPDADPSERYDHTKATIKAVREFSSSRSQRCDYNYKLEIARGFIGEKLYFPHNLDFRGRAYPISPHLNHLGGDLTRSLFLFWEGKELGERGLEWLKVQLANVYGVDKAPISERIQFATDHIEEAIKSAEDPLEYKWWTKAEKPWQALSVCFELAEAYKLPDPTKFVSYLPVHQDGTCNGLQHYAALGGDIEGANQVNLNPSDRPQDVYTFVSKLVQNRVNADAEKGHDIAIFFKDKIKRKVVKQTVMTNVYGVTFVGALAQIKKQVAQHFGEDQDAHIYTKYLTKQVFASIRELFENAHLIQDWLGEAAKRISKSVSVDYGDVSNSESELHSSAVIWTTPLGLPCVQPYRVNKHHSVKTSVQDVLISNPSGTSTIDSRKQQAGFPPNFIHSLDATHMLMTATSCGESDLQFASVHDSFWTHAANVDTMNSILREQFVRLHTQNLVQILRDEFIERYKGSYQILHIPLNHELTGKIKAIKKQWASSIKRAVTITDELYMERKRLEMLQSNNPEEVEAAKKMETTISVVEGYNPYEFCQQIKLKAFDILVPIQFPEVPPKGEFDVRKVKDSHYFFS, encoded by the coding sequence ATGTTACTGCttaataaatcaatacTACAAAAATGTACTAAAGTCAAACTACAATTAAGAATTAGAAGTTCCATCAGAGAACATACATCAGTGGCAACCACAGGGACAACTCCGATACCGTCATCACCATTCATGAATCGGTTTCTTGAACCTTTGAAGGAAATAAACTATGTGAAAGGCAACCACAAGAGTGTAGCCAATAAGATTACAAACTCATCCTATTTGGACCTAATACCAGAAAAGTATGAAATAGAAGAATCAGAAAGAGATAGTAAACATTATACGTCtaaaaatgatgatgtcaCGAGAAAACCATACGAAAAGGAAATCAACTATTTAAGAAACATGCTAGAGTCGTTTTCAGCAGAAAGTTACTTTGAACGTACTTTTCAGATCCTAAAATCTTTATCTAAACTAGTCAACCAAGAGGAACTTACACAGTTTGGTAACCGGTCGCTAGAAGCAATAACGCGAGATCCTAAAATGAAACCAGAAGCTGTAAATAAAGTTATAGCACAAATGGAggaattttgcaacttcaaACCGGATGTACGAACTGAGGccattgttttgaaaagtcTTTTACAAAATGAAGGTAATATAGACGATTATTTTGCTCATTTAGAGGATAGGCGGATGATTAAGAAAATTCTTCGAAATACTGATGTGATTGGAGCAGACAACATGTTCAAGATTTTTGACTCTAATAAAATCGATATATCTTGTATTCCAGTGGAGTTGATGGAGGTGTACAAGAATTACAAATTGAACCAACAAAATGGggaagttgttgaagatacAATAAAACTACTGAAAAACATCGAGATCAACGCATTGGATAAGGAAAACTTGGATGAGTTGTTACCAGTCGACTCATTTGGGTTGAAAGTAGTGAGACATTCTTTACTAGGTCTTAAGCCTAATCCAGAATTAGCTCTCCACTTTGCTAATGAGATTGAAGAGATTGTAGCTGACTTAGATGAAGTAACAAAACAAGAAGTTAGAGACGGAAAATTAAATTATCATGACATTTACAAACGATTACAAACTGATGAACAAAGGGAGAAATATAATGAGGCACTCGAGACATTTAATTTAGATAGacaaagagaaattgaGATTCGAGGAATAGAAGGTGCAAAGGAAAAATGGAAAcatgattttgaagaagcaCAAAAGAGGGGAGACTTCAATTTAAACAAGAGCATGAATGCTCAGTGCTACGACTGGTACCAAAAACTCATACCcttgattgaaaaggaaCATAAAATGTGCAAGGCTTTGTTGCGAGATGACGAACCAGTAGCGCAAGATGATACTACAACTACAAAAGATAGAGCTTTTTATGCTCCATTTTTAACCAAAGTTGGGGCTGAAAAAGCTGCGGTTATCACAATTTTagaacttttgaaattgaatgcaaGTGGCAGCAACAATGGCGGAATGAGAGCCGTTAAGGCTATAACTTCAGTTGGCAGGGCCATTGAAATGGAATATAGAACGAGCAATTTGGCAGATCAAGAATATAAAATGTCAGTTAGTCGAAAAGTAGCTGGATCTTCacaaatgaagaaaattgttcgaaactcaattgattcacAAGAAGAGGCGGATCCAGAATGGGATCATGCAACGCGTTCTAGAGTGGGTGGGGTTCTTGTCTCGTTTTTGATGGCTATAGCAAAAGTTAAAGTCAGGAGACAAACTCCAAAGGGAACAATAGAAGATTATCATCCGGCTTTTTTCCACAGTATGcaatttgttggtggtCAACGTTTTGGTGTTATCAAGATCCAcaatgaaatttcaaagaatctATCAGGAACTTCATTCATGGAAACGATTCAACCACAATCATTGCCAATGTTGGTTAAACCAAAGCCATGGGATTCATTCTATGGAGGAATTGGATTATACTCTAAAAATGCATTAGTTCGGATGAAGGATGCACCAGAGACTGAAGCATACGTCAAGGCAGCTGCCAAGAGGGGAAACTTGCAAGAAGTATTTGATGGGTTAAATGTATTGGGAACCACAGCATGGactatcaacaaaaaagtgTTTGATGTGATATCTCATTACTGGAATAAAGGAGACGAATTTCTCACGATACCACCGGTTTTAGAGTCAGCTCAATTTCCACCAAAATTGAGCCCTGATGCCGATCCTTCAGAAAGATATGACCATACAAAAGCCACCATCAAAGCAGTGCGTGAGTTTTCTTCCCTGAGATCTCAAAGGTGTGATTACAACTATAAGCTTGAAATTGCTCGTGGATtcattggtgaaaaattgtattttcCCCATAATCTTGATTTTAGAGGTAGAGCTTACCCTATATCGCCtcatttgaatcatttaGGGGGTGATTTAACCAGATCATTATTTTTATTCTGGGAAGGTAAAGAGTTGGGTGAACGAGGATTAGAATGGTTAAAAGTGCAATTGGCCAATGTTTATGGTGTTGATAAAGCTCCGATACTGGAAAGGATACAATTTGCCACTGATCatattgaagaagctaTCAAATCAGCCGAAGATCCATTGGAGTATAAGTGGTGGACTAAAGCAGAGAAACCATGGCAAGCATTGAgtgtttgttttgaattaGCTGAAGCTTATAAATTACCCGATCCAACCAAATTTGTATCTTATTTACCCGTACATCAAGACGGTACATGTAATGGTCTTCAACATTATGCTGCATTAGGTGGTGATATTGAAGGTGCAAACCAAGTCAATTTGAATCCTTCTGATAGGCCTCAAGATGTTTACACTTTCGTTTCGAAATTGGTTCAAAATAGAGTCAATGCCGATGCTGAAAAGGGTCATGATATTGCTATTTTTTTCAAGGATAAAATAAAGAGAAAAGTTGTCAAGCAAACTGTGATGACAAATGTTTATGGTGTTACTTTTGTTGGTGCATTGGCACAAATTAAAAAACAAGTCGCTCAACATTTTGGTGAAGACCAAGATGCTCATATTTACACCAAGTATTTAACCAAGCAAGTATTTGCATCAATTAGAGAATTATTCGAAAATGCTCATTTAATTCAAGATTGGCTTGGTGAAGCAGCTAAAAGAATTAGCAAGTCTGTGTCGGTCGATTATGGCGATGTTTCAAATAGTGAATCTGAATTACATTCATCAGCCGTGATATGGACAACCCCCTTGGGATTACCTTGTGTTCAACCATATCGAGTCAACAAGCATCATTCAGTTAAAACTTCAGTTCAAGATGTTCTTATCTCAAATCCATCAGGAACATCGACTATCGATTcaagaaaacaacaagcTGGATTCCCACCCAATTTCATTCACTCTTTGGATGCAACTCATATGTTGATGACTGCTACGAGTTGTGGTGAATCAGATTTACAATTTGCATCAGTTCATGATTCATTTTGGACTCATGCGGCAAATGTCGACACTATGAACTCAATATTACGTGAACAATTTGTTCGATTACATACGCAAAATTTAGTACAGATCCTACgtgatgaatttattgaacGATATAAAGGATCttatcaaattttgcaCATTCCATTGAATCATGAATTAACGGGCAAGATTAAGGCAATCAAGAAGCAATGGGCAAGTTCCATTAAACGCGCAGTTACAATAACCGATGAATTGTATatggaaagaaaaagactTGAAATGTTACAATCAAATAATCCcgaagaagttgaagctGCTAAAAAAATGGAAACTACAATTAGTGTAGTTGAAGGTTATAATCCTTATGAATTTTGCCAACAAATTAAACTTAAAgcttttgatattttggttccaattcaatttcccGAAGTTCCACCAAAAGGTGAATTTGATGTGCGGAAAGTGAAGGATTCACattatttcttttcataA
- a CDS encoding Mob2 Mob1/phocein domain protein of RAM signaling network of cell wall integrity, with product MSFFNTIKGLGRSSKKNKKDEQSSLYSHSNISGNTLRRTQSPIKAPSSPSKHSASPARGGVGAGTGGVGVQGIPTTGRNQTSTYQGSPSKRSRAVNNNNLQQRSPHKASVASRTSQSTITEPPLFMCEPYVKTALVKGSYKTIVQLPAFVDLNEWLALNIFEFFGNLDSFYGLVSEFVSPEEFPTMNAGQTNYLWVDGTGQAVNLPACQYIEYVITWISNKINDQETFPTKTGAVFPQFFIKDVKNISRQMFRIFAFIYYNQFDKIVHLSLEAHFNSFFAHFVSFIKEFNLLDKKELEPLQPLIDEFEASGKIN from the coding sequence ATGTCgtttttcaatacaatcAAGGGCCTAGGTAGAAGCtcaaaaaagaacaagaaggATGAACAATCATCGCTATACTCACATTCAAATATATCAGGTAATACTCTAAGGAGGACACAATCACCCATCAAAGCACCCTCATCACCATCCAAACACTCAGCATCACCTGCACGGGGAGGAGTAGGAGCAGGAACAGGTGGTGTTGGTGTCCAGGGTATACCGACAACAGgaagaaatcaaacatCGACGTACCAAGGTTCGCCTTCAAAACGATCTAGAGCtgtcaacaataataaCCTACAACAACGACTGCCACATAAAGCGTCAGTTGCATCAAGAACACTGCAACTGACCATCACTGAACCACCTTTATTCATGTGTGAACCATACGTCAAAACTGCATTAGTTAAAGGCTCGTACAAGACCATTGTCCAACTTCCagcatttgttgatttgaatgaatgGTTAGCATTaaacatttttgaattttttggCAACTTAGACTCATTTTATGGACTAGTTTCCGAATTTGTTTCACCTGAAGAATTCCCCACTATGAATGCCGGTCAAACGAATTATCTATGGGTTGATGGTACGGGACAAGCGGTCAATTTGCCTGCTTGCCAATATATCGAATATGTCATAACATGgatttcaaacaagatCAATGATCAAGAGACTTTTCCGACAAAGACCGGTGCAGTTTTTCCACAATTTTTTATCAAGGATGTAAAGAATATATCACGACAAATGTTTCGCATTTTTGCATTCATTTATtataatcaatttgataagaTTGTTCATTTGAGTTTAGAAGCTCATTTTAATTCATTTTTCGctcattttgtttcttttaTCAAGGAATTTAATTTATTAGataaaaaagaattggaacCTTTACAAcctttgattgatgaatttgaagctCTGGGGAAGATCAAttga
- a CDS encoding phosphatidylserine decarboxylase, whose amino-acid sequence MAYRPTPFSWSKSFGSRWQYNTSTMYQQQQHNNKQARNILQPLSNASKMAQMSQSMKQQQQPVNQRRYFSYYYYRFPKIPRPKRSVFYYSTWSRTGGSGGYNSTISGTRSYYKFTKFPFPRISKRSFSSANQKIKNKTQKIRKRFFSSEARSRRQQRRKFMKWWTITSLSIVLGGVAAKIKYDRGEEHENPYKIRPHSWQLYAYSTLPLKTISRLWGYVNSIDLPVFLRSPSYRLYSAIFGVNLDEMENPDLKSYKNLSEFFYRTLKPGVRPISEDDLVSPADGKVLKFGVIDQGEIEQVKGMTYSIDALLGMSSTRKLAAPTHSTQFEDLDGDDDDTKIKRHEEFAKLNGISYTVDDILGGENENTHHMNKLNYTDVKEGTAKGDKASFSKELAVAEELAPNPMERFRHKQLYFAVIYLAPGDYHHFHSPTSWVATLRRHFIGELFSVAPFFQKTLQGLFVLNERVALLGYWKYGFFSMVPVGATNVGSIVVNFDKDLKTNSYYEAEVYGNESSLSSSSSPSPSSSTSSSSAGSDSENTPLLQREYSASTIFQEIEDRKRKKLKKNTVYEATYTNASRILGGYPLSKGQDMGGFKLGSTVVLVFEAPDNFKFDIDVGDKVKVGQSLGKFV is encoded by the coding sequence ATGGCTTACAGACCAACACCATTCAGTTGGTCAAAATCGTTTGGTCTGAGGTGGCAATATaatacatcaacaatgtatcaacaacaacagcataATAATAAACAAGCAAGAAATATTCTACAACCTTTGTCCAATGCTAGTAAAATGGCTCAAATGTCACAACTGAtgaagcaacaacaacagccgGTCAACCAGAGAAGATATTTTAGCTATTATTATTATCGATTTCCTAAAATTCCTAGACCCAAGAGAAGTGTTTTCTACTATAGTACTTGGTCAAGGACTGGAGGTAGTGGTGGCTACAATAGCACCATAAGTGGTACTAGATCATACTACAAATTCACAAAATTTCCATTTCCAAGAATTTCCAAAAGACTGTTTTCATCAGCtaatcaaaagattaaaaaCAAGACTCAAAAAATCCGTAAACGATTTTTTTCAAGTGAAGCTAGATCAAGAAGACAACAAAGGAGAAAATTTATGAAATGGTGGACTATAACTTCATTATCTATTGTCTTGGGTGGAGTTGCCGCCAAGATCAAATATGATCGTGGTGAAGAACATGAGAATCCATACAAGATTAGACCTCATTCTTGGCAATTGTATGCATATTCTACTCTTCCATTGAAGACGATTTCAAGATTATGGGGGTAtgtaaattcaattgatttaccTGTATTTCTTAGATCTCCACTGTATCGTTTATATTCAGCAATATTTGGAGTTAATTTGGATGAAATGGAAAATCCAGATTTAAAAAGTTACAAGAACTTATCAGAGTTCTTTTATCGTACATTGAAACCGGGAGTACGGCCAATTTCCGAAGATGATCTTGTTAGTCCTGCTGATGGGaaagtattgaaatttggtgTTATTGACCAAGgggaaattgaacaagttaAAGGAATGacttattcaattgatgcGTTATTGGGGATGTCATCAACTAGGAAATTAGCTGCCCCTACTCATTCAAcccaatttgaagatttggatggtgatgatgatgatacaaAGATTAAAAGACATGAAGAGTTTGCTAAATTGAATGGTATATCATATACAGTGGATGATATACTTGGAGGTGAGAATGAAAATACTCATCACATGAATAAGCTCAACTATACTGATGTTAAAGAAGGTACAGCAAAGGGTGATAAAGCGTCTTTTTCAAAGGAATTGGCAGTAGCAGAAGAATTGGCTCCTAATCCGATGGAAAGATTCCGTCATAAACAATTGTATTTTGCTGTTATTTACCTAGCACCAGGTGACTATCATCATTTCCATTCACCAACTAGTTGGGTAGCTACTTTAAGACGTCATTTTATTGGTGAATTGTTTTCGGTGGCTCcgttttttcaaaagacaCTACAAGGCTTATTTGTACTTAATGAAAGAGTAGCGTTGTTGGGATATTGGAAATATGGGTTTTTTTCAATGGTGCCCGTAGGAGCAACAAATGTGGGTTCAATTGTTGTCAATTTCGACAAAGATTTGAAGACAAATCTGTATTATGAAGCCGAAGTGTATGGAAATGAGTCATCATTGAGTTCATCCTCGTCCCCATCACCATCCTCATCgacatcttcttcttcagcgGGTTCAGATCTGGAAAACACACCTTTGCTACAAAGAGAGTACTCTGCATCAACCATTttccaagaaattgaagatcGTAAACgcaaaaaattgaaaaagaatactGTGTATGAAGCTACTTATACCAATGCTAGTAGAATCTTGGGTGGATATCCATTATCCAAAGGTCAAGATATGGGTGGATTTAAGTTAGGTTCAACTGTGGTCTTAGTATTTGAAGCTCCTGataattttaaatttgacattgatgTCGGTGATAAAGTTAAAGTGGGTCAATCATTGGGTAAATTTGTGTag